Proteins encoded within one genomic window of Porphyromonadaceae bacterium W3.11:
- the purB gene encoding adenylosuccinate lyase codes for MQLSSLTAITPIDGRYRKQVDSLGQYFSEFALMKYRVMVEIEYIIALTEVLPDRLSVLNEEANKNELRALYEEFSASDAERIKEIESVTNHDVKAVEYFIKEKLNHEKYETVLEYVHFGLTSQDINNTSQPMMLRDGLQDVWRPLLVKIIELIEDRANEWKEIPMLARTHGQPASPTTLGKEMKVFSYRLRQQLEQFDAIPQSVKFGGATGNMNAHHIAFPEIDWREFAHNFAEEHLGMELEEYTTQISNYDNLAATLDAIKRISVILIDFSRDIWSYISSEYFKQKIKEGEVGSSAMPHKVNPIDFENAEGNLGLAIALCDHLAHKLPISRLQRDLTDSTVMRNIGLPISYTVIAFNSLNKGINKLLLNEEAILSDLDDALPVIAEALQTILRREGYPKPYEALKGLTRKNEKLTREKVNLFIDELDVPQEIKEEMKAITPRNYTGVY; via the coding sequence ATGCAACTAAGTAGCCTAACAGCCATCACTCCTATTGATGGTCGATATAGAAAACAAGTAGATTCATTGGGGCAATACTTCTCGGAATTTGCACTTATGAAGTACAGAGTCATGGTCGAGATTGAGTATATTATAGCCCTAACTGAGGTATTACCCGACCGATTGTCAGTACTCAATGAAGAAGCAAATAAAAATGAATTAAGAGCATTATACGAAGAATTCTCTGCCAGCGATGCCGAACGCATCAAAGAAATTGAGTCAGTAACTAATCATGATGTAAAAGCTGTAGAGTACTTTATTAAGGAAAAACTTAATCACGAGAAATATGAAACCGTTCTTGAGTACGTTCACTTTGGGTTAACCTCTCAGGATATCAATAACACTTCACAACCAATGATGCTTCGCGATGGTCTTCAAGATGTCTGGCGTCCGCTTCTTGTGAAGATTATTGAATTGATTGAAGATAGAGCAAACGAGTGGAAAGAGATCCCGATGTTGGCCCGTACCCATGGACAGCCAGCATCTCCTACCACTTTAGGCAAAGAGATGAAAGTCTTTTCATATAGACTTCGTCAACAATTAGAGCAGTTTGATGCAATCCCCCAAAGTGTAAAATTTGGTGGAGCTACGGGCAATATGAACGCACATCACATCGCTTTCCCCGAAATTGATTGGCGTGAATTTGCACATAACTTTGCTGAAGAACACTTAGGCATGGAGCTTGAGGAATATACGACTCAAATCTCCAATTATGATAATCTAGCGGCGACATTAGATGCAATTAAACGCATTTCAGTTATACTGATAGACTTCAGCAGAGACATCTGGAGCTATATCTCTAGTGAATATTTCAAGCAGAAGATAAAAGAGGGAGAGGTAGGTTCTTCTGCCATGCCACATAAAGTCAATCCTATTGACTTTGAAAATGCAGAAGGCAATTTAGGACTGGCTATAGCACTATGTGATCATCTTGCACATAAGTTACCTATCTCAAGGCTCCAGCGTGATCTTACAGATAGTACCGTGATGCGTAATATAGGTTTGCCTATCTCATACACTGTTATTGCATTTAATAGTTTAAATAAAGGGATAAACAAACTACTGCTGAATGAAGAGGCTATTTTATCTGATTTAGATGATGCCTTGCCTGTAATTGCAGAAGCACTGCAAACCATTCTTCGGAGAGAGGGCTATCCTAAACCATACGAAGCACTGAAAGGTCTAACTCGAAAGAATGAAAAGTTAACCCGAGAAAAGGTTAATTTATTCATAGACGAACTCGATGTGCCTCAAGAAATTAAAGAAGAAATGAAAGCAATTACGCCACGTAACTACACGGGTGTATATTAA
- a CDS encoding pseudouridine synthase has translation MEWKKDPSDDALEKSGRRDGYGNNASREARDFSNGDNRHDENQGGKVASHEGHPRRRRRISEMNNNQESNYRNGSNNYQKLSRNEYASFDRPGDAGFNNDYGRNKEEHNFYKEKYNQVRETNRSRYVNNPERGQDEFGNNNHKDNRADYQERRPRNNSDRGGYPVGRGGYQSDRREFQSRDDYQPSRRPHQLNGEESTFDRNSNSNRGLYQQNRRRNQPYNRDWESDRSGSQGRGGRGGNPQQSRGYQKNSNRDDNRRPNNRPSYNKGDQQRVRTAPIYDVEPFEADEKIRLNKFLSNSGVCSRREADELIKAGAVLVNGVPVTEMGVKITIDDRVEINGREIKPENKVYVLLNKPRNCVTTTDDPQERLTVINLVRKACKERIYPVGRLDRNTTGVLLLTNDGELASKLVHPSFKKKKIYHVWLDKEVSVEDMQAIANGIELEDGEMHADAISYAVEDDHTQVGIEIHSGRNRIVRRIFEHLGYHVTKLDRVYFAGLTKKNLGRGKWRYLTQEEVDNLKMGAFE, from the coding sequence ATGGAATGGAAAAAAGACCCATCAGATGATGCACTCGAGAAGAGTGGTAGACGTGATGGATATGGAAATAATGCGAGCCGTGAGGCCAGAGATTTTTCCAACGGCGATAACCGCCATGATGAAAATCAGGGCGGTAAAGTTGCGAGTCATGAAGGACATCCTCGTCGCAGACGTCGCATTAGTGAAATGAACAATAATCAAGAGTCTAACTACCGTAATGGTAGTAATAACTACCAAAAGCTATCTAGAAATGAATACGCTTCATTTGACCGACCAGGTGATGCTGGATTTAATAACGACTATGGTAGGAACAAAGAAGAGCATAATTTCTACAAAGAAAAGTATAATCAGGTAAGGGAAACGAATAGGAGTCGTTACGTCAATAATCCTGAAAGGGGCCAAGATGAATTTGGCAATAATAATCATAAGGATAATAGAGCGGACTATCAAGAGAGAAGACCTCGTAATAATTCAGACCGAGGTGGATACCCTGTTGGTAGAGGTGGCTACCAATCCGATAGGAGAGAATTCCAAAGCCGAGATGATTATCAGCCAAGCAGAAGACCTCATCAGCTGAATGGGGAGGAATCTACCTTTGATAGGAACAGTAACTCTAATAGAGGCCTCTATCAGCAGAATAGGAGGAGAAACCAACCATATAATAGAGACTGGGAGTCTGATCGCTCAGGATCTCAAGGTAGAGGTGGTAGAGGCGGTAACCCTCAACAGTCTAGAGGCTATCAGAAAAATAGTAATAGGGACGACAATAGAAGACCAAACAATAGACCATCATACAATAAGGGTGACCAACAGAGAGTACGTACTGCTCCTATATATGATGTGGAACCATTTGAAGCAGACGAGAAAATAAGACTTAATAAGTTTCTGTCCAATTCTGGAGTGTGCTCTCGTCGAGAGGCAGATGAACTTATCAAAGCGGGAGCTGTCCTCGTTAATGGTGTACCGGTAACTGAAATGGGAGTAAAAATAACGATTGATGATCGTGTAGAAATTAATGGTAGAGAAATAAAGCCAGAAAATAAAGTCTATGTGCTCCTAAATAAGCCTAGAAACTGTGTGACCACGACAGATGATCCTCAAGAACGCTTGACAGTTATTAATTTGGTTAGAAAGGCTTGTAAAGAGCGGATCTATCCAGTAGGTCGTCTAGATAGGAATACCACAGGCGTATTGCTACTTACTAATGATGGAGAGCTTGCCAGCAAACTTGTACACCCGTCATTTAAGAAAAAGAAGATTTACCATGTATGGCTGGATAAGGAGGTCTCTGTCGAAGATATGCAAGCCATTGCTAATGGGATTGAACTTGAAGACGGGGAGATGCATGCGGATGCCATCAGCTATGCAGTAGAGGATGACCATACACAAGTAGGTATCGAAATCCACTCTGGTAGAAATCGAATAGTAAGACGTATATTTGAGCATCTTGGTTATCATGTCACCAAACTTGATAGAGTATATTTTGCAGGGCTAACCAAAAAGAATCTGGGCCGTGGAAAGTGGAGATACCTGACCCAAGAAGAAGTAGATAACTTGAAAATGGGTGCTTTTGAATAA